The following proteins are co-located in the Vicia villosa cultivar HV-30 ecotype Madison, WI unplaced genomic scaffold, Vvil1.0 ctg.000327F_1_1, whole genome shotgun sequence genome:
- the LOC131626865 gene encoding uncharacterized protein LOC131626865, producing the protein MKSLSSVGLGLSIVFGCLLLALVAEVYYLLWWKKKIIHREIENDYGNGNPLKEIFYMFCWKRPSSSSMRHTGFTPPELCSSMRTNGNFVHDPQVQTSKEFLFKPYGEDSVEAEYMMQHHLHGDSVLGHPRILFTIVEESKEDLESEDSKSRCENKNGKDSRSLGDLLDVETPYLTPISSPHFFTPTFTPNINISPYNQHGFNPLFESTTDAEFNRLKSSPPPKFKFLQEAEEKLRRKLQDNNNDDDKGFNGNEVDDSLITIVVDKSYEREVNHNHQSHLQQHHSSTSQVLPLAS; encoded by the coding sequence ATGAAATCTTTGAGTAGTGTAGGACTTGGTCTTAGTATTGTTTTTGGTTGTCTTTTATTGGCTTTAGTAGCTGAAGTTTACTACTTGTTATggtggaagaaaaagataatccATAGAGAGATTGAAAATGACTATGGAAATGGAAACCCTTTGAAAGAGATTTTCTACATGTTTTGTTGGAAAAGACCATCATCAAGTTCTATGAGACACACAGGTTTTACTCCACCAGAGCTTTGTTCTTCAATGAGAACTAATGGCAATTTTGTCCATGACCCTCAAGTACAAACTAGCAAAGAGTTTCTATTCAAGCCCTACGGCGAAGATTCCGTCGAAGCAGAGTACATGATGCAACATCATCTTCACGGCGACAGCGTTTTAGGTCATCCGCGAATTCTGTTCACGATAGTTGAAGAATCGAAAGAGGATTTGGAATCGGAAGATAGTAAATCTAGAtgtgaaaacaaaaatggaaaggaTTCAAGAAGCTTAGGGGATTTGTTAGATGTGGAAACACCATATTTGACACCTATTTCATCTCCACATTTTTTCACTCCTACTTTCACTCCTAACATCAATATTAGTCCCTATAATCAACACGGATTCAACCCTCTTTTCGAATCAACAACCGATGCAGAGTTCAATAGATTAAAGTCATCACCTCCTCCGAAATTCAAGTTCttacaagaagcagaagagaagcTTAGAAGAAAATTGCAAGATAACAACAACGACGACGACAAGGGTTTTAACGGAAACGAAGTTGATGACTCTCTCATTACAATCGTTGTTGACAAGAGTTACGAAAGAGAGGTTAATCATAATCATCAATCTCATCTACAGCAGCACCATTCAAGTACATCACAGGTACTTCCCTTAGCCTCTTGA